In the Sediminibacter sp. Hel_I_10 genome, one interval contains:
- a CDS encoding agmatine/peptidylarginine deiminase, producing the protein MRRFPAEWEKQQGVLLCFPHNGNDWPGKYQAVQWAFVEFIKKVATYETVFLVVAHNDLKAKVSEMLTNAEVNLERITFIIQKTNRSWMRDSGPIIVKNGTQREALNFNFNGWAKYKNYQLDRKVPERVAGVLDILLTQATYKGKPVILEGGAIDSNGKGTLLTSEECLLHPSIQVRNQNFTKADYESIFKTYLGVTNVIWLGDGVIGDDTHGHVDDLCRFVNKNTIVTIVDEDPKSPNYKALQDNFNRLQKAKLEDGSSPKIVKLPVPKPIIFEGLTLPASYANFLILNNCVLVPTFNDVNDRIALQIIAECFPEHDVIGINAIDLIWGFGTLHCLSQQIPV; encoded by the coding sequence ATGAGAAGGTTTCCAGCAGAGTGGGAGAAGCAACAAGGGGTGCTGTTGTGTTTTCCGCATAATGGCAACGATTGGCCAGGAAAATATCAAGCGGTTCAATGGGCTTTTGTGGAGTTTATTAAAAAGGTGGCGACTTATGAAACCGTTTTTTTAGTTGTTGCTCACAACGACTTAAAAGCTAAAGTTTCAGAAATGCTCACCAACGCAGAGGTCAATCTTGAGCGTATTACATTTATCATTCAAAAAACCAACCGCAGTTGGATGCGCGATTCTGGACCTATCATTGTAAAAAATGGGACCCAGCGAGAAGCCTTAAATTTCAATTTTAATGGTTGGGCCAAATACAAAAACTACCAATTAGATAGAAAAGTACCTGAACGTGTTGCAGGTGTTCTTGATATCCTTTTGACACAAGCTACTTATAAAGGGAAACCTGTAATTCTTGAGGGCGGTGCTATAGATAGTAATGGTAAGGGCACGCTGCTCACATCAGAAGAATGTTTGCTTCACCCGAGTATTCAAGTAAGAAATCAAAACTTTACTAAAGCAGATTACGAATCTATTTTCAAAACCTATTTAGGAGTTACAAATGTCATTTGGCTAGGTGACGGTGTTATTGGAGATGATACGCATGGTCATGTTGATGATCTTTGTCGTTTTGTCAATAAAAACACTATTGTCACTATAGTCGATGAGGATCCTAAAAGCCCTAACTACAAAGCGCTACAAGATAATTTTAATCGTCTGCAAAAGGCTAAATTAGAGGACGGCAGTTCACCTAAGATAGTGAAGCTACCTGTACCAAAACCCATCATCTTTGAAGGTTTGACCTTACCTGCTAGTTATGCCAACTTTTTGATATTAAACAACTGTGTTTTAGTTCCAACATTTAATGATGTCAATGATCGTATCGCACTGCAAATAATAGCAGAATGCTTTCCAGAGCACGATGTTATTGGCATAAATGCCATCGATTTGATTTGGGGTTTTGGAACCTTACATTGTTTGAGTCAGCAAATTCCGGTTTAA